CGTCGCTCATGTGCTGGCGTTGACCAGCCCCCGGGATAACTGTGTTCATTGGTGCCGGCGGCCGCTATCGGCGGGTTCACGGCGCCGTCCGGAGCAACTATTTTCCCCCGAGAGCCCCACCTGCGACCATGGACCTCCGTGACGCCGTGGAGGCTGACGCCGGCCGACTCGCCGAGTTGACCGGCGCGCCCACCGACGTGACCCGCAACCTCGTCCACGACCGGACGGTCCGGGTCGCCGAACGCGACGACGACGTCGTCGGGTTCGTCAGCTACGACGCCCGCACCGACACCGTCCACGTCACGCAACTCGAGGGCGAACCCGCCGTCTGTGACCGCCTGCTCGAAGAACCCGTCCGCTTCGCCCGACGCGAGGGCATGGCCGTCGAGTTGATCGTCCCGGAACCCGACGAGATCGCGCGGACCGCCGCCGCCGACGCAGGCTTCGAGGAGGTCGGCCCCGGACCCGTCTTCGAGGGGACGGCGACCGTGAAGTTCCGGCTGGAGGACTGATCAGGCGAACTTCCGGATCGTCAGGTCGAGCGTGTCCAGGTCGACGATGGGCGCCATCGCACAGTCCGGGTCGATGTTGACGCTCTCCTGGAAGGCGGTCTGGGCCTGCCAGCAGCCGGAGTTGATCGTCAGGACGTTGTGGTACTTGCCGTAGCCGAACTTGTGGACGTGGCCGGCGTGGAACACGTCCGGCACCTCGTCGATGACGAGGTGGTCTTTGGCCTCCGGGGCCAGCCGTGTGTGACCGCCGTACTGCGGGGCGACGTGGCGTTTCTTCAGGAGCTGGTACATCGCCTTGTGCGGCTCGTCGTAGGTGGCCGTCTCGTCGGGCGTCTCGGCGATCACCTCGTCGAGCGAGACGCCGTGGTACATGAGGACGGAGACGCCCTCGACGTCGACCGTCGAGGGGTTCGAGGTGATCCGGCAGTCGTGGGCCGACATGATCTCCCGCAGTTCCTCGTCGAAGGCAGGCTGGGGTTCGGCCAGCCGGACGGCGTCGTGGTTGCCGGGGATCATGACGACCTCCATGTCGCCCGGCACCTCCTTCAGGTACTCCGAGAACTCGCGGTACTGGTCGTAGATGTCGACGACGTCGAGTTCCTCGTCCTGGTCGGGGTAGACGCCGACGCCCTCGACCATGTCGCCGGCCAAAAGCAGGTACTCGACGCGGTCGGCCTCCTCGGTGTGGAGCCACTCGGTGAACCGCGACCAGGCCTCGGCCATGAACTCCTGGCTGCCGACGTGCACGTCGCTGATGAGGGCCGCGCTCACCTCCCGGTCGGCCGTCGAGGGCTTGTAAGTGCGTGGGATCTCCGGGAAGTGGATCGAATCGACGAAGAGGATGCCGTCGCCATCGGAGTTGTCGTCCGACAGCGTGCCCTCGACGGCTATCACCTCGTCGAACAGCAACTCGCCGACCAGGTCGGCGATGTCCCGGTCTTTCATCACCAGACAGGGATAGACCCCGTTGGTGTCTTCGAGTTCGATCAGCCAGTGGCCGCTGGCGGTCGAGCGGATGTCCGAGACCATGCCGACGATGGCGGCCTCGCTCCCGCCGGCCATCGAGGAGAGGGCGTCGGTCGGTCGGTGGTTGATCCGGCCGCGCAACTGGCGGCTGAGTCGCTCGTAGCGGTCCCGGAACACGTCCACGAAGTCGCCGTACTCGCCCGTCCCCGTCGACTGGCCGGTCATGTCACCCCGGATCTCGACTGACTGCAGCGAGGTGTCGATGGACCGCTCACCGGTCGAGCCGGCACTCCGAGCGCCGCCCGCACCGGGAGGTTCGGCGACCGTCGACCCCCCCGTTTCGGGTGGAACGTCGGTCGCGGATTCCGGTGACGTGGCCGCCGCGGTTCCAGTCGAAACAGAGGGGTCTGGATCGGTCGGCCCGTCGGCGGCATCGGTCGCAGCGGCATCGGCGCTAGCGTGTTTGGATCGTCCGCTATCGGCGTCGAGCGCGGATTTGACGTGTTCGACGGAGAGCTTGATCGCGTCGTCGGGCGCGGTTTCGAGTGCCCGTTCCATCGTCCCGACTGGATCCGCTGCGTTCGCCAGGAGGGTGACCGCTTCGCGGTCTGCGTTGTACCCGCGCGAAGCGAGGGCGCTGACGATGCGAGCGGACGTCTCCTGAGGCACGAATTTACAGTGCGACCGACGTATCTAAAGCGTGTCGAAGGGGTGAGCTGCCCGCAACCACCGGCGGGCAGGCAGAAAGTTGAAGCGACCGGTGGCACAAATCGGTAGCAATGACCGAGCCACGCGGCGACGACGGTCGGCGGGGGCCGAATCCCCCCGAAGACGACGAGCGAGGGGGGTCCTTTCTCGACGACTTCGCTACGAGCGTTCTGGCGGTCGTCGGCATCGGCGTCCTGCTGTTCGCCGTCAGCGGCGTCTGGCCGCCGATGGTCGCCATCGAGAGCGGCAGCATGGAGCCGAACATCGGGACGGGTGACCTGGTCTTCGTCATGGACGAGGAGCGCTTCCCCAGCGACAGGGCTGTGGGGCAGACGAACGTCGCGACGGTCTACAGCAGCAACGACTCGGACTTCCGGAAGTTCAACAAGCCGGGCGACGTGATCATCTACGAGCCGAACGGCAACGACCGCGCCACGCCCGTGATCCACCGGGCGATATTCCAGGTCGAGGATGGAGAGAACTGGTACGACAGGGCCGACCCGGCCCACCTCCCGGACGACGTGAACTCGTGTGACGACCTGGAGTACTGTCCCGCGAACTACACCGGGTTCATCACCCGCGGCGACAACGAGGGGACGAACAAACACTACGACCAGGTGCAGGGCGTCTCCAAGCCCGTCAAGGCCGACTGGGTGATCGGCACCGCCGAGTTCCGGATGCCCGGCCTCGGCTGGCTCCGCCTGAACTTCGCCGCGTTGCCCTCGACCGGGACCGTCGACGCCGCCGAGATCGCGGCCTGAGGGAGTACCGAGTCGACTACGGTTCTCAGTTGTCGAACCGCGCCTGCACGAACGGCTGGACTTCCTCGATGTCGCCGAGTCGCGAGTCGCTCAGCAGGACCGCCTCGGTCTCGTCGATGGGGACCGAGAGGCTGATCTCCTTGGTCCGGCCGTAGCGGCCCTTCGAGACGACGACGGCGTTGACGATGCCCAGCATGTCGAGTTCGGAGATGAGGTCGGTGACGCGGCGCTGGGTCAACACGTCGGCGTCGATCTCGCCGCAGAGGCGCTTGTAGATGTTGTACACCTCGCCGGTGTTGACGTTGTGGACGCCGTTCTTTTCCAGGAGGATGATCGCGAAGAGGACGAGTTTCGACTGCGTCGGGAGCGTGCGGACCACCTCCACGACCCGATCGAGTTCGATCTTCTCCTGGGCCCGCCGGACGTGGTCTTCTTCGACGCGTTCGGTCTGGCCGCGCTCGGCTAGTTCGCCCGCCGTCCGGAGGAGGTCGAGGGCGCGCCGGGCGTCCCCGTGTTCCTGGGCGGCGAATGCCGCACAGAGCGGGATCACGTCGTCGGAGAGCGCACCGGCCTCGAAGGCGTCGTCCGCGCGGTGCTGGAGGATGTCCCGCAACTGGTTTGCGTCGTACGGCGGGAAGACGATCTCCTCCTCGCCGAGACTCGATTTCACGCGGGGGTCGAGGAAGTCGGTGAACTTCAGGTCGTTCGAGATCCCCATGATCGACACCCGGGAGTTGTCGAGTTCGGAGTTCATCCGCGAGAGGTTGTAGAGGGTGTCGTCGCCCGACTTCTCGACGAGTTTGTCGATCTCGTCGAGCATGATGACGACCACGCGCTCGTGGTAGTCGACCGCCTCGAAGAAACTGTTGTAGACGCGGTCGGTCGGCCACCCGGTCATGGGGACCTCCTCGAATTCGTCCCGATCGTTCTCCAGCGAGTCGATCCGGGCGTCGAGGTCCTCGAGGGAGTCGATTCCACCCTTGCCCGCGCCTGCGGACACCTCCATTTCGGGTGCAGCCGCCTTTGCAGAATCGAGCACGGAGGGATCCTCTGTCGCCCGTTCGCGGAGGGTCTCCAGTTCGGCGAGACGGTCGTCGATCACGTCGCGGTTGTTCCCGATGAACTTGTTCGCGAGCTGGGCCAGCACGCGGTACTGGGTGTCGGTCACCTCGCAGTTGATGTACTGGACCTCGCAGGGGACCTCGTACTTCTGGGAGGTCGTCTCGAGTTCCTCGCTGACGAACTTCGCACTGGCGGTCTTGCCCGTCCCCGTCTTCCCGTAGATGAGGATGTTCGAGGGCGTGTCCCCGCGCAGCGCGGAGACGAGGATCGTCGCCATGTTGTTGATCTGTTCCTGCCGGTGGGGCAGCTCCCGCGGCGTGTACGAGGGGCGCAACACTTCCTTGTTCTCGAAGATGGGTTCGCCACTCAGCAGGTCGTCGAACAGCCCGCGCGAGGCCTCGTCGAGATCGTCCTCGTCCTCCACGTCGTCCAGCACGACGTCGTCGAGCGAGGAGTCGGAATCGGTCGTCGCGTCGACGGTCAGGTCGCCCGCGGTGGCGTCGACGTCGTCGACCTGAATCTCCTCTCCGGCCCCTGCGGAGCCGTCTGATTCGCCCGCACCCGTGTCCGGTCCGTCGGATTCTTGCCCGCTATCTGTCATGAACGTACCCCTCTGTTTCAGGTGGAGAGACACACCTCGCGCCCCAGATACAGCCCGAGACCGGCCGAAGCACGGTCAGACGTGGAAATCGGGTCTGGTCGGGACGTCCAGTTGAACCACAAGAACCCGTGGTTGACGTCCTATTAAATATTTCGATCGTTGAGGGGTCCGTCTCCCACAGTATGACTCTATTGCGCTCGGTATCAGCACGGATAGGCCCGGACGCGTCCGGTCGCAGGATCCGGGTCCCAGCGGTTTCGAGCCCGAAACGGACCATTTCGGGTGGAACGGCCAGTTGCGCCGGCCGAGCGTCGATCGGATCGGAGCGCGGAGACTCGGAGCCCGGCGCGGTCGATGGCGGAGCCCCTCCTGGAAGCGACGGGTGACGATCAGCGAGCGATGGGTGGCGCCGATCGGACGTTCGGGACTGGTCCGCCGGTGAGCAGGAAGATCGGACCGAGCGTCCCCCGGCCAGGACACTCGATCCGCGACGGTCGAGGGAACCTGTCGACTGGTGGGAGGGAACCCCCCCACCCCTTCGTTTCGGGTGGAGTGGAAAGAAGTGGGGTGGGGGGACCCCCCGTTCTAGAGAGGGCAAGAGTTAAGACACCACACCATAAACCAAATCCGCACTAGGTCGTAGAACCCTTTCTTCTAGTGGAACTAGTAGGTTGCTAGTGGGTTGCTAGTCGTTGTCCAGCCCATCGCTCGTGAAATCACCGAGACGGTCGCGGACCATCTCCAGACACCCTCTCCCGCTGGATCACACCGCTTCCCGAGCGGCTCGACCGCTCGAACCCCGGCCCACCCCGTCGGCACGTTCCACCTGAAACGAAGGGGTGGGGGGCTCCCGTCCGTGTGACCGATTCTCCCAGCTGCCTTCCTCGCCCGCCAGCGGATTCGGCGTTCCGTCGACGTGGCTCGGCGATTCCCGATCGCTCCGGTCCCGTCGCGCCGGTCCGTTCGAGTTCGTGACAGGTGCCGTCCCGAATTCGGTCCCGTCCGCCGGTTGCCGTCCCTCGTACGCTCTGTCCCGGCTCCGCGAACGACTTCTCGTGTCGGTTGAAATATGTTTGTCTGACGTATACTTAAGTTAATTCGGTCGGGAAGTACCCGCAGACACGCTCTCACGGTGAGAGCTGGAGGCCCAGGATGGGACTGATCACGGACATCCGAGACAGTATTTCGTCGTTGTTCTCGGCGCAGGACCCGAAGCGAATCGGTATCTACGGTCCACCAAACGCCGGGAAGACGACGCTGGCGAACCGCATCGCACGCGACTGGACAGGTGACGCTATCGGCCCGGAGAGTCACATTCCACACGAGACGCGTCGCGCACGCAGGAAAGAGAACGTCGAGATCGAGCGCAACGGCAAGTCGGTCACCATCGACGTCGTGGACACGCCCGGCGTGACGACCAAGGTCGACTACACCGAGTTCCTCGAACACGACATGGAGAAAGACGACGCCGTGCGTCGCTCCCGCGAGGCCACCGAAGGCGTCGCCGAGGCCATGCACTGGCTCCGCGAGGACGTCGACGGCGTCCTCTACGTGCTCGACTCGACCGAAGACCCGTTCACGCAGGTGAACACGATGCTCGTCGGCATCATCGAGAGTCAGGACCTCCCCGTCCTGATCCTCGCGAACAAGACCGACCTCGAGGACTCGAACGTCCGCCGCATCGAGAACGCCTTCCCCCAGCACGAGACGCTGCCCCTCTCGGCGCTGGAGGGCGACAACATGGACGAGGTCTACGACAAGATCGCGGAGTACTTCGGGTGACCACGGATGCCTGAAGTCAAAAAAGCCGACGACGGCGGCGACGGCGTGCAGATCGACCTCATCAGCGGCGAGCGCATGGAGAACATGACCTCCATGGAGAAGATCCGGATGATCCTCGACGGGGTCCACGAGGGCAACATCGTCATCCTCGAGGAGGGACTCTCCCCCGACGAGGAGTCCCGGCTCATCGAGGTCACGATGACCGAGATCAGCCCCGACGAGTTCAACGGGATCGAGATCGAGACCTACCCCAAGTCCGGCAGCACGGACTCGGGGCTGCTCAACCGGCTGATGGGCAAAGAGGAGACGAAGAAGCTGACGGTGATCGGGCCGGCGAACCAGATCGAGACGCTGCACAAAGACGAGACGCTGATCAGCGCCCTGGTCTCACGGAAATAATGCCCCACCAGTGTACGGATTGTGGCCAGGTGTTCGACGACGGCTCCAAGGAGATGCTGTCGGGCTGTCCCGACTGCGGCGGGAACAAGTTCCAGTTCCACCCCTCGACGGAGGCGGTGCCCGACGAGCCCGAGCCGTCGGCCGAACCCCCGGACCCGCCCGCGCCCGACTCCACGGTGGCCCGCACCGTCGGGAGCGCGGCCCAGACGGTTCGTGACCTGGTCGGGGGCTCGGGCGACACCCCAACCGCGGGCGCGCCCGCCGAGGACGCTCCGGACCCGGTGCCCAGCGAGTCGATCCCGACCGAACCGGCCCCGGAGCCGACGCCCACCGAGGACGCGGCCCAGGCCGACGCCCGCAGCGAGGTGGTCAGTCCCGACGAGATCCCGTCGGGCGCCGACGCCGGAGAAATCGAGCACCGCGACGCCGACGCCACGGGCTCCGCTCCGGCGCCCGAGACCGTCACCGAGGGCGACGGCCGCGTCGCCGCCGAGCCCAGCGAGGACCGCCCGGACCTGAGCGAACTCCGCGAGGAGCTCAACGACCAGTTCGAGAGCATCAAGGTCCTGAGCCCGGGCCAGTACGAACTGAACCTGATGGAGCTGTACGACCGCGAGGAGTACATCATCGCCCTCCAGGAGGACGGGCGGTACACGATCCAGGTGCCCGAGAACTGGCACGACTGAACAGCGACCGCTCGACCCGGGCCTCCCGCGACCTCACGACGCCGAACTTCTCTCGATCGCTGACATAATCGTTATACAAATCGCCGAGTATCCATACCTCTGTGACCATGGGACACCGAAACCGCTCACACATCGACGAGTGGGCCGCGCTCGTGGGCGAGGACGTCGGCGACCGCACGCGCTCGGACCGGGAGACGGAGCGCGCCGCTCCGCGCGGGGAGCCCGACCTGCAGGAGCGACGGTACGGCGACGAGCGGCGCCGCAATCGCGGCGACCGCTGAGCGGCGACGACGGGTCGGAAAAAACGGGTTCGATTTCGCGTGGAGCGCCGCTCAGGAGATCTTCTCGTACTGCTCGGAGAGCTTGTCGGCGGCCTCGTCGAGCAGGTCGGTCTCGCCGTCGGTGAGGTCCCAGTCGACGACTTCCTCGACGCCGTTGGCGCCGAGCTTGACGGGGACGCCCAGGCCGACGTCCTCGTAGCCGTACTCGCCGTCGAGTTTCATCGAGGCCGGCAGCACCTCGCCGGTGTCGTTGACGATGGCCTCGACCATGTGGGCGACGCCCGTGGCGGGGCCCCACTCGGTCGCGCCCTTGCGCTCGATGACGTCCATGGCGCTCTCCTGGAGCTCTTCGAGGATCTGCTCGCGCTCGTCCGCGGAGAACTCGGGGTCGGTGCCGTTGACGCGCACCTTCGAGAACACGGGGACCTGTGCGTCGCCGTGCTCGCCGAGGATGGTGGCCTCGACGTTCTGGACCGGTTCGTCGAAGCGCTCGGAGAGGACGTAGCGGAAGCGCGCGGAGTCGAGGCGGCCGCCGAAGCCGATGACCTTGTGGCGGTCGCGGTCGCCGACCTCGTACTGGTGGCGGTTGAGGAGGTCCACGGGGTTCGAGGTGGTGATCGAGACGAAGTCGTCTGTGTGCTCTTCGAGCTGGCCGATGATGTCGCCCATGATCGGGGCGTTGTCGTCAGCCAGATCGATCCGGGTCTGGCCCGGCTGGCGCGGTAGCCCCGCGGTGATGACGACCACGTCGGAG
Above is a genomic segment from Halorientalis sp. LT38 containing:
- a CDS encoding Cdc6/Cdc18 family protein; protein product: MTDSGQESDGPDTGAGESDGSAGAGEEIQVDDVDATAGDLTVDATTDSDSSLDDVVLDDVEDEDDLDEASRGLFDDLLSGEPIFENKEVLRPSYTPRELPHRQEQINNMATILVSALRGDTPSNILIYGKTGTGKTASAKFVSEELETTSQKYEVPCEVQYINCEVTDTQYRVLAQLANKFIGNNRDVIDDRLAELETLRERATEDPSVLDSAKAAAPEMEVSAGAGKGGIDSLEDLDARIDSLENDRDEFEEVPMTGWPTDRVYNSFFEAVDYHERVVVIMLDEIDKLVEKSGDDTLYNLSRMNSELDNSRVSIMGISNDLKFTDFLDPRVKSSLGEEEIVFPPYDANQLRDILQHRADDAFEAGALSDDVIPLCAAFAAQEHGDARRALDLLRTAGELAERGQTERVEEDHVRRAQEKIELDRVVEVVRTLPTQSKLVLFAIILLEKNGVHNVNTGEVYNIYKRLCGEIDADVLTQRRVTDLISELDMLGIVNAVVVSKGRYGRTKEISLSVPIDETEAVLLSDSRLGDIEEVQPFVQARFDN
- a CDS encoding Era-like GTP-binding protein; the protein is MGLITDIRDSISSLFSAQDPKRIGIYGPPNAGKTTLANRIARDWTGDAIGPESHIPHETRRARRKENVEIERNGKSVTIDVVDTPGVTTKVDYTEFLEHDMEKDDAVRRSREATEGVAEAMHWLREDVDGVLYVLDSTEDPFTQVNTMLVGIIESQDLPVLILANKTDLEDSNVRRIENAFPQHETLPLSALEGDNMDEVYDKIAEYFG
- a CDS encoding DNA-directed DNA polymerase II small subunit, yielding MPQETSARIVSALASRGYNADREAVTLLANAADPVGTMERALETAPDDAIKLSVEHVKSALDADSGRSKHASADAAATDAADGPTDPDPSVSTGTAAATSPESATDVPPETGGSTVAEPPGAGGARSAGSTGERSIDTSLQSVEIRGDMTGQSTGTGEYGDFVDVFRDRYERLSRQLRGRINHRPTDALSSMAGGSEAAIVGMVSDIRSTASGHWLIELEDTNGVYPCLVMKDRDIADLVGELLFDEVIAVEGTLSDDNSDGDGILFVDSIHFPEIPRTYKPSTADREVSAALISDVHVGSQEFMAEAWSRFTEWLHTEEADRVEYLLLAGDMVEGVGVYPDQDEELDVVDIYDQYREFSEYLKEVPGDMEVVMIPGNHDAVRLAEPQPAFDEELREIMSAHDCRITSNPSTVDVEGVSVLMYHGVSLDEVIAETPDETATYDEPHKAMYQLLKKRHVAPQYGGHTRLAPEAKDHLVIDEVPDVFHAGHVHKFGYGKYHNVLTINSGCWQAQTAFQESVNIDPDCAMAPIVDLDTLDLTIRKFA
- a CDS encoding Zn-ribbon domain-containing protein; amino-acid sequence: MPHQCTDCGQVFDDGSKEMLSGCPDCGGNKFQFHPSTEAVPDEPEPSAEPPDPPAPDSTVARTVGSAAQTVRDLVGGSGDTPTAGAPAEDAPDPVPSESIPTEPAPEPTPTEDAAQADARSEVVSPDEIPSGADAGEIEHRDADATGSAPAPETVTEGDGRVAAEPSEDRPDLSELREELNDQFESIKVLSPGQYELNLMELYDREEYIIALQEDGRYTIQVPENWHD
- a CDS encoding S26 family signal peptidase; its protein translation is MTEPRGDDGRRGPNPPEDDERGGSFLDDFATSVLAVVGIGVLLFAVSGVWPPMVAIESGSMEPNIGTGDLVFVMDEERFPSDRAVGQTNVATVYSSNDSDFRKFNKPGDVIIYEPNGNDRATPVIHRAIFQVEDGENWYDRADPAHLPDDVNSCDDLEYCPANYTGFITRGDNEGTNKHYDQVQGVSKPVKADWVIGTAEFRMPGLGWLRLNFAALPSTGTVDAAEIAA
- a CDS encoding DUF2073 domain-containing protein, with product MPEVKKADDGGDGVQIDLISGERMENMTSMEKIRMILDGVHEGNIVILEEGLSPDEESRLIEVTMTEISPDEFNGIEIETYPKSGSTDSGLLNRLMGKEETKKLTVIGPANQIETLHKDETLISALVSRK
- the mdh gene encoding malate dehydrogenase; translation: MTKVTIVGAAGTVGAAAGYNIALRDIADELVYVDIPDQEDVTIGQAADTNHGVAYDSNTTIRQGTYEDSAGSDVVVITAGLPRQPGQTRIDLADDNAPIMGDIIGQLEEHTDDFVSITTSNPVDLLNRHQYEVGDRDRHKVIGFGGRLDSARFRYVLSERFDEPVQNVEATILGEHGDAQVPVFSKVRVNGTDPEFSADEREQILEELQESAMDVIERKGATEWGPATGVAHMVEAIVNDTGEVLPASMKLDGEYGYEDVGLGVPVKLGANGVEEVVDWDLTDGETDLLDEAADKLSEQYEKIS